A region of the Nitrospirota bacterium genome:
GACCCAAGAGTTACTCCAATCGGGAGATTCCTTAGAAAAACGAGCCTTGATGAGCTCCCTCAATTTATAAACGTTCTTATAGGAAATATGTCACTTGTGGGACCAAGGCCGCCGCTTGAATATGAACTGGTAAACTATGACATCTGGCACAGACGCCGCATATTCTCGGTTAAGCCCGGCATCACAGGTTTGTGGCAGGTTAAGGGGAGAAGCGTAACAACATTTGATGAGATGGTAAGAATGGACCTTAAATACACAAGAGAGCGTTCGTTATGGTTGGACTTGGTGCTGCTTCTGCAAACGGTGCGGGTAGTATTAAATGGAAAAGGTGCATATTAATATCAGGAGAAGGTCATGCTTAAGGTTGGTGTAATAGGCTACGGTTACTGGGGCCCAAATATAGTAAGAAATTTTAACAGGCTCAAAAGCGCTAAAGTAGTCGAAGTCGCTGACACCAATAATAAGGCTTTAAACCGCGTAAGCGAGATATATCCGGCAATAAATGTGACTACCAGTGCCGATGAAATCATCACATCTGCGGACACAGATGTGATAGCGATTGTTACACCGGTCTCAACTCACTTTGAACTTGCTAAAAAAGCCCTTCAGAATGGCAAGCATATCTTTGTGGAAAAACCTTTTACCACAACAAGCGCTCAGGCTGAAGAGCTGATAGAGTTGGCAGATAAGAAAAACCTCTTAATAATGGTTGACCATACGTTTCTTTTTACCGGCGCGGTAAAAAAGATCAAGCAGCTTATTGATGATAATTCACTCGGACGTTTATATTATTATGATTCCATGAGAATTAACCTGGGACTTTTCCAGCACGATGTTAATGTAATATGGGATCTGGCGGTACATGATTTATCTATCATGGACTATCTGATGAAGGAAAAGCCCGTTGCCATAGGGGCAACCGGGAAAGGACATGTTAATGACAGAGAAGATATCGCATACATAACAGTTCAATTCTCAAATAACGTAATATCCCACTTTAACGTCAACTGGCTGTCTCCGGTTAAGATAAGAATGACCCTTATAGGCGGCGAGAAAAAGATGCTTGTTTGGAATGACCTGAGCGCAGATGAAAAAATAAGGATATATGATAAAGGGATAGAGGTCAGCAACCGGGAGGGGATTTACGACATGTTGGTGAGTTACAGGACCGGTGATATGTGGGCCCCTAAAGTTGAACAGCTTGAGGCCCTGCAATTAGAGACAGAGTATTTTGTCAACTGCGTGAAAAGTGGTGACAGGCCATTTAATGATGGTCAGGCAGGTCTCAGGATTGTAAAAATGCTTGAGGCATGCGACAGGTCACTGAAGAAAAACGGGGAACTGGTAAGTTTGTAACGAAGAGTGGGGATGGGTAAATCAGAGTGAATCAATATTTAGCCATAGCAGAAGACGTCAAACTGGGTGAGAATGTAAAGCTCGCCAGGTTTATTAATCTCTACGGATGCACAATTGGTGACAATACCAAAATTGGTACATTTGTAGAAGTACAGAAAAATGCAACTATTGGTAAGAACTGTAAAATATCAAGCCATACCTTCATCTGTGAAGGAGTGACTATTGAAGACAACGTCTTCGTTGGGCATGGAGTGATATTTATTAATGATACATATCCCCGCGCGACAACTCCTTCAGGCGAACTGCAGACTGAACAAGACTGGAAGGTAGAACCAATAGTAGTAAAAAAAGGGGCATCTGTTGGATCAGGTGCAACCATACTGAGTAATGTAACTATTGGTGAAAATGCGATAATTGGAGCCGGCAGTGTTGTTACAAAGGATGTGCCGCCTAATGTTATTGTTGCAGGAAATCCAGCTAAGTTTGTAAGGAACATTACAATGAAATATAAAAACAGATCACCTCTCCGCGTTGGAGAGAGCGACAGGCCCTACCTGAGCGAAGTCGAAGGAGCGATGGGGGGTTTGAATGAATAATATCCCTTTTCTTGATCTTGTAACTCCTCATAAAGAGATAGAGGAAGAACTTGTTGCAGTCTTTAGAGAAGCATTGAGAACAGGGAGATTCATTGGGGGGCCTAATGTTGACGATTTTGAAAAAGACTTCGCCGCCTTTTGTGATGTTCAACATTGTATCGGAGTTGCAAGCGGTACAGATGCGTTGAGATTTGCCCTGATAGCTGCAGGGATCAGGCAGGGTGAGACAGTAATTACTGTACCAAATACCTTCATAGCGACAACCGAGTCCATATCTCAGGCCGGCGCATCAATTGCCTTCGTGGATATTGATGAACGGACCTACAATATAGATACAGAGAAACTCAGGGAATATCTCGAGACACAGTGCGTTGTAGATGATAAGACAGGAAAGCCAATAAACAAGAAGACCAAAGGTATCGTATCAGCCATTATCCCTGTTCACTTGTATGGTCAGATGGCAGACATGGATTCAATAGCAGAACTTGCTGAGAAATACCACTTAATAGTTATAGAAGATGCCTGTCAGGCCCATGGCGCCGAATATCTATCTGCATCCCCCACTTTAGAAAAGGGGGAATTTGAAAACTCCCTCTCCCTCAGGGAGAGGGAAGGGGTGAGGGTTAGTCATTCAGAAAAAAACCACTGGAAAAAAGCCGGCTCCCTCGGATTAGCCGCTGCCTTCAGCTTCTACCCCGGCAAAAATCTCGGCGCCTTTGGAGAGGCCGGGGCCGTTACAACTAATGATGAAGAAATCGCCAGAAAGATTCGCATGATACGTGACCATGGTCAATCTCAGAAATATTTTCATGATATTGAAGGATACAACGGAAGACTCGATGCACTACAGGCTGGGATACTGCATGAAAAACTCAAACACCTTTCTGAAGGAAATGAAAAACGCCGTCAGTCTGCAAGCCTGTACAATGTACTACTCAACGAGGTAGATGGTGTAATAACCCCATATGAACCGGATTGGAGCAGGGCTGTTTACCACCTTTATGTAATTCGCACCCGTAACAGAGATAAGCTACTGAAACACCTGGCTGAAAAGCAGATAGGTACCGGCCTTCATTATCCATTACCACTTCACCTTCAAAAGGCATATGAATGTCTGGGATTTAAAGAGGGAGACTTCCCTGTCTCAGAAAAAGTAGCGACAGAGATTCTATCTCTGCCAATGTTCCCCGGCCTTTTGGATGACCAGCAGAAGTATGTGGCAGAGAGCATAAAGAATGTCCAAAGCAAACCTTCCGCCTGT
Encoded here:
- a CDS encoding Gfo/Idh/MocA family oxidoreductase, coding for MLKVGVIGYGYWGPNIVRNFNRLKSAKVVEVADTNNKALNRVSEIYPAINVTTSADEIITSADTDVIAIVTPVSTHFELAKKALQNGKHIFVEKPFTTTSAQAEELIELADKKNLLIMVDHTFLFTGAVKKIKQLIDDNSLGRLYYYDSMRINLGLFQHDVNVIWDLAVHDLSIMDYLMKEKPVAIGATGKGHVNDREDIAYITVQFSNNVISHFNVNWLSPVKIRMTLIGGEKKMLVWNDLSADEKIRIYDKGIEVSNREGIYDMLVSYRTGDMWAPKVEQLEALQLETEYFVNCVKSGDRPFNDGQAGLRIVKMLEACDRSLKKNGELVSL
- a CDS encoding N-acetyltransferase, with translation MNQYLAIAEDVKLGENVKLARFINLYGCTIGDNTKIGTFVEVQKNATIGKNCKISSHTFICEGVTIEDNVFVGHGVIFINDTYPRATTPSGELQTEQDWKVEPIVVKKGASVGSGATILSNVTIGENAIIGAGSVVTKDVPPNVIVAGNPAKFVRNITMKYKNRSPLRVGESDRPYLSEVEGAMGGLNE
- a CDS encoding DegT/DnrJ/EryC1/StrS family aminotransferase yields the protein MNNIPFLDLVTPHKEIEEELVAVFREALRTGRFIGGPNVDDFEKDFAAFCDVQHCIGVASGTDALRFALIAAGIRQGETVITVPNTFIATTESISQAGASIAFVDIDERTYNIDTEKLREYLETQCVVDDKTGKPINKKTKGIVSAIIPVHLYGQMADMDSIAELAEKYHLIVIEDACQAHGAEYLSASPTLEKGEFENSLSLREREGVRVSHSEKNHWKKAGSLGLAAAFSFYPGKNLGAFGEAGAVTTNDEEIARKIRMIRDHGQSQKYFHDIEGYNGRLDALQAGILHEKLKHLSEGNEKRRQSASLYNVLLNEVDGVITPYEPDWSRAVYHLYVIRTRNRDKLLKHLAEKQIGTGLHYPLPLHLQKAYECLGFKEGDFPVSEKVATEILSLPMFPGLLDDQQKYVAESIKNVQSKPSACTLLHKS